cggacattttgaaattagtttagaaattattaaatttgaataaatgaaattatatattgaatttttaataattttattgtatatttaagCAAATCGGTTCAATCACGGTTCGATCCCAGTTGAACCATTGAACCTATCACTCGATCAGTTCAATAACCGGTTTGGTTCTTGCAACCTTGGAAAGTAGGTCAATACTCCTAAAAAGTTTGCAATGCGATGAGTGAATCCATGTTTATGGCTGCTGCGTTAAACCCTCCCAAAACCCCCCTTCAAACTCAACCTCACACCCGCTTTTCCGCCTGCCCCAACCTCCACCGCACTCACTTTCAAACCAAACAACAACTTCCCCACATTCTCCGCCACCGTACAACCACAAAAACACGCCGCTCTACTTGACACTCTTCTCAACAGCACACGCAAGAATCAAGTGCTCCAATCCATTAGAACCACCTCCCCCTTCAACTGCCTCTCCGAAACAAAACTTCACCATACAGTTCCAGCCCTTACCTCCAAAACCAGGGAAAAGGTGCATATTTCCCTCTTTGATCCCTCTCCAATTTATCTACTCATTAATACAAATGAATGGAAGTCGAGATTTCTGGTAAAATTGCAACAGTAATATAAAAGCAGAAAATATTGACTAAAAAAAATCATCTAAAAAATTAATGAATTTGCTTATTTGTGGTCTTATGGCACAAGTTAGAGACATATGATAAAGCGTAGGTGAGCTCTTTGAAAGTGTTTTCTTCGGGCTTTGGAGGTGAGTGATGAGCTTTGGAGGGAAACGAAAAAAATTTCACCGAGTGTGAGTTGAGTGTGCTTTCAGgtaaaaagaggaaaaaaatttaCCGAAGTGTCAAGTTTTTGCTTCTAGATAGAGGTGGATGTTAGAATACTCCCTCATGTTtggagttttaaaatttttttatattatcaatATTGTAATATATGTTGGCACAATTTTTTAACAAGTATTCTATTAATAGAGTCTTTATTATATATTGATAACATCATCAAACAATTAATGCCAACAAATTATACTTTTTaaagttaatatttaaaaaattaacactaacataaaattatacttttaaataaaaattataaaataataataaaatattaatcttCCATCTTTACTTATTAAGCAACATTTTTTCTTAATTAGTGTTTTATtagtgttaatttttttattgaaataaaataaaaaattattgtttttcataacaatttttttatttttatcttttaagatttattttgttttagaattTCATAAACTCATTCCAGTACGATCTAAATCATActggtatattttaatttttatttaatctaattttattcacataatttaaaattttaaattataaaaattttaaattaaaggttaaataaatataatttcattaataacttaatttaatttaataaaaataaacgtattcatattattatattcatatgattaattatatttattcgatttaaaaaaaaattatataaatttgttaattataaattaaaaaattaatatactcGTATTGTTTTTAATATGACTATGTTTACAATACTCTCTAATAGTTTGGTGAATCGACAGTCTATAAAGTCGTTAATATTTAGTGAATCAACACtccatatatttttatttttaaattagtttttcgcagttaaaatttttattttctttatattcttttactttaaattaaaaaactctttatatttattttacctCATAACTCTTTCTCAAATCTCACTTCTAACCAAATTCATTACCACCGTTCACCACTGTCACTCGCGTCTCCTTCAACGTCGCGTCTCCTTCATCGTTTCTATCATCGCAAGGACTAATACTTCACTATGGACAGTCTATAATAAAGGCATTCGGAACTATTGTGGCAATGTCCTCCCGATAGtgaggtccctatattttttattttgctttcttatAATTGTTTGTCTCTTTATTTTATAGGCTATATTGTTATACAACACATAACAAGTTTGGTAAAAAACCAAAAGCTAGTTGAAAATATATTCACGCCTACAACCAAAGTTGCAGATCATGATGTTCCTGTACTTCCAGATGAGGTATTATTCCTTGTACTCTCATCTGCATCTatctttttaatatatttgaAGTTATAGTGGAGGACTAGATTTAGAGACCCAAGAAATGAATAGGCAGATCAAATAATGTTGCAAGAATAAGAAACAATAAGCAGATTTATCTTATTATGCTGTTTTTTCTTCGTCTTTTTTTAAGGCAGCGTCAATGTTTTTctggataatattattttcttaagAGCCTAGTTCATATCATACAGTACAATTGCTTCTTGATACTAGTGAGGATATGATTAATGATGGATAATATTTTTACCATTTTTTAATAGTTTTCTTTTATCTaactttttcaattctttttataaTCTGTTTCCCTTGCAGATTATAGAAAGGGAATTAATGACAAGAGCTGATTATGAGGAAGTCAGCAGAAAAGCTTTAAGTCTTTTGAATACCGTCAGGTAATTAAGCATTTTATCATGTCATTTATAAATTTGGTGAAATGAAAAAAAGTAATGGCATGCCTTCTCAATGTATCCCGAGATAGTAACGACACACTCTCAATGTATGTGCTATCTGTTATTTGGATTATAGAGATGAATAGATGGTGTAGACTTATTCTTCAGAATTGTCGGTCTGTTGCACTGGATCACTTCTAGTTCAATGAAAATCTCGAACTTGTCCATGTATTCTTTTCAATAATGCCTTACTGGAACAAAAGTATAAATACCTGTGATGAGCAGGAAGCTTATCGTTATTATTGTTGTGATGCAATTTGACTTTTTGACATTGGCTTGCTTTGATGAAATTTGAATTTCCAGTGGCTTCATAACATAGCCTTATATTGGTTGACACAAAGTATGAATTTGAGAAGGCAAAAGATGGTTCAATTATGTTGATTGATGAGGTTCATTAGAATCCCTGATGTTTATTAGATTCTAAAATGCACTCCACACAATTTATCAATATAGAATAGAGTTTCGTTTTAGAAGATATTAGGTTGCCAATTCTTATCTTGAACGCTTTAAAAATGGTTTGAAGCCTGAAAATGTTAATAAGGTGCTCTATCTGTATCAATAACTTTATTTCCTATGTAGAGtgcattatattttattttttgcttaAAGATTTAGGGATATGTTAGCTTATTCGGAATAAAATAACATATCCCTAAACCTTtaagcaaaaaataaaatataatacacTCTACATAGAAAATAAAGTTACTGATATATATAGAGCACTTTATCAACATTTTCAGTCTCTAAACCATTTTGAAAGCGCTCAAGATAAGAATTGGCAATCCTCTACTTGAATCAGGAGTGTGCACCtgcaattttcaaaaactaaacttTTATTCTATATTCTTAAATTGTGCAGAGTACATTTCAGAATTTAATAAACATCAAGGATTCCAATGAACCTCATCAATCAACATAATTGAACCGTCCTCTGCCTTCCCAAATTCATACTTTGTGTCAACCAATATAAAGCCATGTTCTGAAGCCACACGTGGGAAATTCGAATTTCATCAAAGCAAGCCAATGTCAAAAAGTGAAATTGCATCACAACAATAATAACGATAAGCTTCCTGCTCATCACCAGGTATTTATACTTTTGTTCCAGTAAGCCATTATTGAAAAGAATACATGGACAAGTTCGAGATTTTCATTGAACTAGAAGTGATCCAGTGCAACAGACCGACAATTCTAAAAAATAAGTCTACACCATCTATTCATCTCTATAATCCAAATAACAGATAGCACATACACTGAGAGTGTGTCGTTACCGTCTTGGGATACATTGAGAAGACATATCATTACTTTTTTCATTTCACAAAATTTATAAATGACATGATAAAATGCTTAATTACCTTACCGTATTTAAACAGACTTAAAACTTTTCTGTTTACTTCCTCATAATCAACTCTTGTCATTAACTCCCTTTCTATAATCTACAAGGGAAATTGATTATAAAAAGAATTGAGAAAGCTAGATAAAAGAAAACtattaaaaaatagtaaaaacattATCCATCATTAATCATATCCTCGCTAGTATCAAGAAGCAACTGTACAGTATGATATGAACTAGGCTcttaagaaaataatattatccacCTGAAGAAGAAAAACATTGACGCtgccttaaaaaaaaaagaaaaaaacaacatAATAAGATAGATTTGCCTATTGTTTCTTATTCCTGCAACATTATTTGATCTGTCTATTCATTCCTTGGGTTTCTAAATCTAGTCTTTTACTGTAACTTTAATTGTACTGAAAAGATAGATGCAGATGAGAGTACAAGGAATAATACCTCATCAGCCAGCTTTTGGTTTTTTACCAAAACTGTGATGTGTTATATAACATTATAGCCTATTAAATAAAGAGACAAAAAATTGTAAGAAtgcaaaacaaaaaatataaggACCTCACCATCCGGGAGGACATTGCCACAATAGTTCCAGATGCCTTTATTGTAGACTGTCCATAATGAAGTATAGTACTTCCGGTCATAAACCCTCTAGCTACAGAAGTAATAAGGTGGCAACAAACAGTTTCTATAATCCTCGTCTCTgcttttgtaaaaaaaatattttgataaaattgagaACAATATGATAAAGAATAAGCATAGCATGTTGAAGTTTGGGTAGTATGAATAAACTTAGAGCACTTAATGATAATTGCAATATTTACTTTTATCCCAGTTGCTCTGGGAAATTCTATTTTTATCGTACTTTTCAAGCTATCATTTCTAGCAAACTAACTCGTCCTCCATAACCTATACCAAATATATATGCCAATTCATAGCGATTGAAATCATTTGATAAAATGTGTTTGCAAGCACCAATCCGAAATACCAATTAACAAAACACTCACCAACAAACTCAACGTTAGcaaacctccaccaccacttaaacaacatAGCGGTGTTACGAACCATAGCATCCCCAACTCCCAACCCGCCTAGTTTTTTCGGGGCCTgcaccacttcccatttgactaaTGCCATTCCATTACTACCATCATCCTTACTCCACAAGAACCTCCTTTGCGGTGAAATCAATTTCTCAGCAACAGCTTTCAGCAGCTTGAACAAACTCAAATAGTACACAGGCAAACTATTTAAGACTGATTTTATCAGAACCAACTTCCCAGCCTTATTCAAAAGTTTAGCTTTTCATAGACTGAGCTTCTCCTCGACTTTGTCTATTATAGGCTTCCAGGTCTTCACTAACCTCGGATTTCCTCGTAAGGGGATACCCAAGTATTTAACTGGAAGGGTCTCACCTTTACACCCCAGCAACTGGCACATATTCTGGATCCATTGTTCTTCACAGTTTATCGGAATCAAGCTCGACTTGTCAAAATTAATACTGAGAcctgacatcaactcaaagcaTCTCAATAGCCGCTTGTAATTCTTGATAGTGTCCTCCTCTAGTGGGCAAAACAGAATCGTATCATCAGCAAACTAAAGATGTGACAGAGCTACACTATCCCTACCGATCAACAAAGGTGATATCCGCCCACTCCTGACTGCCTCTCCCACCAACCGATGTAAAACATCCACAACCAGTACAAATAAGAACGGAGAAAGCGGGTCACCTTGTCTCAGACCTCTTTCCATCTTGAATGGCTTGGAAGGTGACCCATTTATCAGAACCGACATAGACGCTGTGGAgacacactccataacccacgATCTCCATTTATGGCCAAACCCCATTTTTTGCAGTACTATGTCCACAAAGCTCCACTTGACTCTATCATATGCCTTTTGGAAGTCTAGCTTGATTAGGGCCGCCTCCTTTTTTCTCACTTTAAGCCAATTTACTGTTTCACATGCGATAAGTGCCCCCATCATGTATCTTCCTACCCCTTACAAACGCACTCTGAGTTTCCCCTACTAATGCTGGCATCACTGGTCTTATCCTCTTGACCAGCACCTTGGAAATAACCTTGTAAACGCATCCTACCATGCTGATAGGTCGCAGATCTTTAATCTCCTTTGCCCCTATGAACTTTGGTGCTAACGCCACCCAAGTGATGTTAGAGTCTGTTGGCAACCTTGACGTCTGAAAGAACCCCAGCACTGCAGCCGTGAATTCAGGCCCAATCTCGCCCCAACACCTCTTAACAAAATTCATGTTGTACCCATCGCACCCTGGTGCCTTAGAAGACTCACAATCCCACACAGCTTCCCTGATCTCCTCAGCTGTCAGCATCACCTCCAACTTTACAGCATCTTTCTGCTCTATCCTACTTACCAAACCATCTCTGAAGCTCAGCATAGGGGAATTTTCCTGGCGATATAAATCTTTGTAGTACTCCTTGATAGCAATTTTTATTCTAGCTTGGTTCCTCACCAGTCTACCGTCTATTATCAATGTATCAATCCTATTGTTCCTCCGTCTTGCTGAGGCTATGTTGTGAAAGTATCATGTATTTTTGTCCATCTCCTTTGCTTGACGTGACCGGGACATCTGTTTCCAATGGACTTCTTTTCTGACATACCACTTCTCACAGCAAGTAACCAACGCCTTTCTTCTAGCCTCCATCGTTCCATCATACACGCCATTGCTTACCAAGTCATCAATCTTCTTGATTTCTTCCTCAAACTTCGTAATCTTCTTGTCCATGTCCCCAAAATTAGTCTTATGCCAATTCCTTAACAGGATTGTCAAAGCCTTCAACTTGTCAGTGAACTGCATCTCCCCCAAACCTCTCCACTCCTCCTTCACGAAGCTAAGAAAGCTTGCATGAGTAAACCATGAATCTAGGCTTCGGAACGGCCTTGGACCTCCTCTCTGCCTCATGTACTCTAAGATGATAGGACAGTGAGAATTACTACATCTCAGAATGTGATTATGTCTGAGTTAGTTATAACTGTCATTTTATTCTATTATG
This portion of the Arachis ipaensis cultivar K30076 unplaced genomic scaffold, Araip1.1 Aipa322, whole genome shotgun sequence genome encodes:
- the LOC107624684 gene encoding uncharacterized protein LOC107624684; this translates as MGFGHKWRSWVMECVSTASMSVLINGSPSKPFKMERGLRQGDPLSPFLFVLVVDVLHRLVGEAVRSGRISPLLIEEDTIKNYKRLLRCFELMSGLSINFDKSSLIPINCEEQWIQNMCQLLGCKVLNSLPVYYLSLFKLLKAVAEKLISPQRRFLWSKDDGSNGMALVKWEVVQAPKKLGGLGVGDAMVRNTAMLFKWWWRFANVEFVARGFMTGSTILHYGQSTIKASGTIVAMSSRMLLLDTSEDMINDG